Below is a genomic region from Chitinophagales bacterium.
TCCGGTCGAGTTCATTTTCTACCATTTCATCAGTTACTTCCACGCTGTCAAGAATAGCCTGTGCCACCATGAGTTTTTCTGTCAGCGCTGCATTGAGGAGTTCGCATTTTAAATCAGGCGGTACAGGCGACGTTGCCTGGTAAGTGGTTTGCAGGTATTGCGCTTCAATTTCCGAAAGCAGGATCATGCGGTCGTCCACAATACCGACAATTTTATCGGCAAGAACAGGCTGTGCTTTCAGCAGGTAATTGGATAGCAGCAGCAAAATGAAAAGAGTGGTGCGCACGAATGGTAGAATAGGGTAAATCAATTATTTTCTAAGTCGGCCGGCAGATGTATCACTTTCCTGATAAGGTTAAAAGGCGTAACCCGCAATAACGGCGAAACTACCATTTTTTACCTTGTTGCGTTAACGGATGAGTCAAGGAATGATTCAAAGTCGCTTTTTTTCAAAGCTTCTTCATAGATGCTTTTATGGATTGCGCTGATAAAGGCCAGCTTTCGTTTATTCAGAATGATATTCGTGATCTCTTCCCTGACAAAATTAATCGGGGCATCATTTCCTTTTATCCGGTAGTCATCAAATTTCATGAGGTAAGCAAAACCGGAATCCGGTACTTCAAGATAGCTTCTGTTAAACTGCGCATTATCAAAATTAAATTTAGCGACCGGAAGAAACGCCGTGAGTTCATCCTTATTGTACCAGATGCTGTCAGAAATAGAGTAGCGCACTGCATTTTCAGTGCAAAATCCCCTGAGCTTCGGATAGTTGTCCGGCGTGGTGTTGCGCATCCAGCTTCTCACGGAATCAAGTTGCACCCTAGTGTCCATGCGAAGCATGATGTACTTCACCCTTGAGATACTCTGTTTGAGTTGGAAAGTCTCCTTATGATCCTGGTAATACTGCGCCACTTCTGCTGCATTCACCACGGTATCCAGTTTATCGTTCAGCAATTCCTTCTCATACAAATAAATCAGCAGCGACTCACGGTAATCCTTCATCTGCTCATTTAAAACTCTTTGTTCTTCCGGCAGGTTGTCCTGCGCATACCGGAGCAGCAGGTTGTGCCGTATCCAGCTGTCCACGTAGTTTTTTACCATTTGAATGCTGTCCTCCGGCCGGGCTGCACCTCTGCCTACTCCTTCCAGGTCGGATTGATAAAGAAACTTATCATATACACGGGCGACAGGTTTTTCACCTTCATCAGGATTACTGAAAAAATTGCAGGAGCCTGCTAAGGCCAGCAGAATGATAAGGATGTTAAACTGAAGAACTTTCATGCAGTGCTATAAACTGAATAGCGCAAGGTGTTAACCTTGCGCTATCTCGGTGTATTGATCTTGAAACGTTTGCTGCCGCAGTGGCCGGCTGCGAACAGGCAACTGTGAACGGTTTATTTTTTCACCATCGACTGAAAGACCTGCTCATTAACGGATACAGGATATTTTCTGCGAAGGTCGGTGATCCATGTTTTCTCCAGAGATTCCTGGTAGTCGGCTACTACGTACCCTTTCACTTCGCCCAGAGGTTTGGGTGCGGGTGGGAGCAATTGATTCACTTTAAGAATACGTATGGAAGAATCTGATTTAACCGTATAGGTCTTACCCGCTTCCCATCCCAGCTTTTCAATTTCAGAATCTTTGCCTTTTTCAAACTCTTCAGTCAGGATAGTCAGGTTATCAGGATCTTTCTTGTTTATCTTCGAAAGAATGGTCTCGTTGGCAGTTCCTTTTTCCAGGTATTTTGACAGTTGATCGGCCACAGCCTGATTCTTAGCAGTGAAGGTGGTTACCTGTGCACGTTCCTGTCCCATGTAGTTGGTCTTATGCGCCTCGTAAAATTCTTTGAGTCCCACAGTGTCTTCCACAGCTTTCGTCCATACTTTTTCACTGGCAAGATCGAAGAGCAGAATGCCGTTCATATATTCATCCATCAGGTCGTTGAAAGCGGGATACTTTGCTTCCAGCCGTTCATCTTCATAGGCTGTTACGCTGGCAGCCACATATTGGTCATACAGCTTGTTGTACATGTTGTCAATGCCGCCGAGGTTCATATACTTACGCTGATTCTTCACAATAAAATCAGCGAAGTCATTCTGCCTGAATGGCTTGATGCCGGGTTTGTAATTTGCATCAGCCAGTGCAAACATGGGTGTAACCATGCCGCGGCAGAGGGTATCGCTCCAGTTGCCTTTCAGCAGGCTGGAGTCCATGCGCTGACGCAGCTCATCTTTTGTTCCCGGTATTTCTTTGTACTTATAATCCTTTTTGAGTTTATTGATGAAAGCCTGTTTTGAATACTCCGACCAGGTTCCGTTTTCCACTTTTTTGCGGATGTCATCCTTCATCGATTCGTAGCTGCCCATCGGTTTCTTTTCAATCAGCTTGATAATGTGCCAGCCGAACTTCGTTTGTACCGGCGCAGAGATATCACCGGGATTTTTCAGACTGAATGCGGCATTCTCAAATTCGGCTACCATTTGTCCGGTGCCGAACGGAGACAGTTTGCCGCCATTGGCCGATGAAGTTTTATCCTGCGAAAACTGTTTCACCAGTTCATCCCAGTTTCCGCCGTTCTTAATCACACCTGATAAGGAATCAATCCTGCTCTTCGCCTTTTGCTTGTCTTCATCGGTTGCATTGTTCGGCACCTTAATAAAAAGATGCGCAACGGTAACGGTTCCGCGGGATGGCCGTGTTTCCATTGTCTGAATGAGGTGATAGCCGAAACGGGTACGTACCGGCAAACTGATAGTGCCGGGTTTAGTATTGTACGCCGCGGATTCAAACGGATAGATCACCTGCATGGCTGTAATCCATCCGAGGTCGCCCTTGTTGTCTTTTGCCGTAGGATCACTGGAAGAATCTGCAGCAAGGGTATTAAAGTTCTTCTTTCCGCTTACCAATAACTTTCTCCAGGCGGAAATCTTCTTGTATGCTTTTAAGGTATCGGCAGGGGAAGCATTCGGATCCAGCTTTACGAGGATGTGTTCAACATGCACATCGGTCTGCAGCCGTTTATAGGCTTCGCGGACAACGGCCGTATCATACATGTAAGAGGGCGTCAGTTTGCTGCGGTATGTTTTGAATTCATTCAGCACTGCGGCGGTGGTATCGAGTTTCATATCACGCGCTTCCTTTACTTTCAAACGGAAGTTGATATATAAATCGAGATAGTCGCGTAACGATTTTTCGCTGAAATCAGCTTCGCCGCTTACATTGGTCTTCTGGTACACCTTCACAAATTCATCTTTCGATACTTTCTCATTTCCGATAGTGAACAGGGTGGCGTTTTCAGGAGCTTGTGCATGAGTAAAAAAGGTGGCGAGGAGGAGCGCCATTACGATTAACGTACGTTTCATAAGAGAGGAAATGCTGTTGGTTTGGATTTTTTTTGGAGGACGCAAAGATATTTATTTTTAAGTAATGACCTAATTATCCACAAATGCCGGCTGGCATGATAACCTGTTGCGGTTACAGGGAGAAAGCAGGCGTCATTACAAAGTGAACAATAACTTATTCATGCGGCCTTTATCTGCTGTCAGGTGTCGCACCTTTACCTTGTTTTTACACCAACTGATTGCCTGCCGGCGTACCTTCACCCGCTCATGAATAACAAAGAATCCATTACAATTCAGCTGGCAGTATCCGCCTTTGCGAATGAAGGGAAGTGTATTGCGCACCACGATGGCAAGGTGGTATTCGTAAAAGGTGCCGTGCCCGGTGAATCGGTGAAAGCGCGCATCACCAAAAACAAAAAAGACTGGATGGAAGCCGACGTGGTGGAGATACTGGAACCATCGCCATTGCGGCAACAACCTTTTTGTGTGCACTTTGGGAAATGCGGAGGCTGTCAGTGGCAGCACCTGCAGTACGAAGCACAGCTCCGTTATAAAGAAGCATCGGTGATTGATACGCTGGAGCGAATGGGCAAAGTGGTGATCGGCAAAAAAGATCCGATGGTGGGAGCGCAGCAGAACCGCTATTACCGTAATAAACTGGAATTTACATTCTCCGACCGAGAATGGCTGATAGCTGAAGATTATGCCGCCAAAGGGCAACCACCGCAACCTGCTCTTGGTTTTCATCTGCCCGGCGCTTTTGACAGGGTATTTGATGTTAAATCATGCGACTTGCAACCAGCACTCAGCAACCGTATCAGGCTGGCGGTGAAGCAATACACACTCGACAATCATTATGATTATTTCTACCTGCGGAACCAAAGCGGCTTTATGCGTAACCTGATGATCAGGATGGCATCAACGGGCGAAGTAATGGTGCTGGTGGTTTTTGCACGGCCGGATCAGGCAATGATTGACGGACTCCTGCATTTTTTACACCTGCAGTTTCCGGAGATTACTTCACTGCAATATGTCATCAATCAGAAAAGGAATGATACGATCTATGATCTGCCGGTGATCACTTATGCCGGTGCCGATGTGATTTACGAATGCATCGATGACCTACGGTTCAGGATCAGCGCAAAATCCTTTTTTCAAACCAATACGATGCAGGCAGCGCGGTTATACGCCTGCGTAAAGGAATATGCCGCTTTGAAAGGAGATGAGCTGGTATATGATCTTTACACAGGCACAGGCAGCATTGCACTGTACCTGGCACGGTCTTGCAGAAAGGTGGTCGGTATAGAACAGGTTGAACAGGCCATTGAAGATGCCAAAGCAAATGCATTGCTCAACAATATCAGTAATGTATCATTTTATGTTGCAGACATTGCAAAAATTCCGGGTCAGCCATTTCATTTGCAAAATGGCGTGCCGGATGTGGTGATCACAGATCCACCAAGGGCAGGTATGCATCATGCTGTTGTAGCTGAATTGCTGCAAATGGCGCCCGATCGCATTGTTTATGTGAGTTGTAATGTAACAACACAGGCTCGTGATCTTAGTCTTTTGAATACTGCGTATTCGATTGAATGTATCCGGCCGTTTGATCTGTTCCCGCATACCAAGCATGTCGAAAATGTAGCATTGCTCCAAAAACGATAAGCACCGTTTAAAATACGGATGCGGTGGAAGCCGGAGCGTTGGCTATGGCAACCGTATCATTTTGCGGACACAGTCATAAACGCTCGCCTTGAAATGAAAAGACACATTCCCCGGTGTATAAAAAATCCGCGATATCAGGAGTTGATTTAATATCCTATTCGCTTCTGTTCAGCCACTTAAAATTCCGCTGCTAAAAAAATAACTGCATCCCCGGCTTCAATAATTATTAGCCCGATTATTGCTGACTGCTGCGGTTTGTCGTGCCAGGGGCGGAAGAAGTTTTCTTGTTTTAAGTATTTAATTAATATCTAATAAGTTAATGCTGACAGCAGTCATAGACCTGTTCAATGGATAAGTTTGTCCGGATGAGCGGATAATCGACCGTACAGTTTTGCAGTAATTGTTTGCAGGATGAAAAATGCCGGCAGGATTGATACAGATACATTGAACCATCGAACTCCAGATCCCTGGGACCATCATAACGTAAAACACAGCAGTATGAATAGCCATTTGTTTTTTTCAGGGAAAGAAGGGCACGGTGATGCACAAAACGGATCAGCCGTTGTCGTTGCCGGCACTATTCATTCTGCTTCATTCATGCCTGATGTTATGCAACAGGAAGTTGCGGTAAAACTAGATCTGCCGGCTGCAGGCACTGTCGCATGGAAGCTGGCACAGCATATTTCCTGTCAGCGGTTCAGAAGGCAATTACAGGAATAAAATACCTAACGATAACTACACACTCAACCAACCAAACCAATGCCAATGACTTTTACTGCTACGCACTATCTAAGAAAATTTAGTTATGCTTTAATCCTTTTAATCCCCATTTCATTATGCCATGTTGCATCATCCTTTGGCGCGATTGTTACCGACCTGAAAGCAACGTATCGCAATGGCCAGGTCTTTCTTACCTGGACCAACCCGGCGGGATCGCAGTTTCAATACAACATTTACCGGAGCACCGCCAAGTTTACAACCAGCAGTCAGCTTGTTACATCCAAGTTGATGGGATTTGTACGGGATAATTCATCGCAAAATATTCAGCTTTCGGCAGACCTGCCCGGCGATGTATATTATAAAATTGAAGATACGGGCCTGCCGCTGAGCAGCACGCAGGGCTTGTATGTGATAACCTGTACCGATAACCTGCCATTCTTTTATGCGGTAACGGTTACCGATCTTACCACATCCGTAGAGTCAAAAACGGTTACGGTGGGAAAGAACAGCCTATCTGCAGCAGTGAGCGAGACCGTAGCGAAACCAAGGCCGGTATTTCAGCAAACTGTTACTGCACCGGGCAATGAATTCAAAGACTACTACACACAATTTGTAAATAACCAGGAAACGGCGTTGTATCCTGCCATGAACAGCATCGGTTCATTTGGTTTCAATTTTTACCTGACCAAAAGAGGTAGCGCCACATCCTATCCGCTGATTGTGGTTTATGAAGGATCGGGTGCCGCCATCACATCCGGCGCAGGGCTGGATGGTGATATCACCAATTGTTATGTAATGGGCGTTTATGACTGGCTGCCGTTGCCAAACGGAACATCCGTGGGTATTGGCGACGGAACGTACTTTGCAGGCTACCATGAAAATTTCAACATCTATACGGATCAGAATCCGATTCCTGTTGCCGGCACGGTTAAGATGTATTGTCAGCGGCGGTATATAGAAGCCATCCGCTGGGCGAAGAAATATTTCCCGATTGACTCCACACGTGTTTATACAAAAGGTGTTTCCGCCAGCGGCTATGGCGCATTGCTTACGGGCATCTTTTTCCCGGATGAGATCAGTGCTGTATATGCCACGGTAGAGCCCATGTTTGTAAAACCCGTTGGCTCCAAAGGAGAATTGTATGAAGAGATGTGGGGCGCAAGCAGCAGCAACCTGAACTCCGACATAACAGATCCGGCGACAGGTGCACCCTTATCCGTATACCAGGCATTGGATGCACGCACAATGGTGAACCTCAAAGAAAATTTCAACCTGCCACTCCTGTTTGATGTGCATGGCAAAAAGGATGTAACCATCACCTGGTCGAGTAAAATTATTTCTTGGTTTGATTCCCTCGAATCGAATCACGTCGGCGGCGTTTTCTATTGGGATCAGCGCAATCATGGCGGCGACGGAAAAAATTTTCTGCCGGATGAAACCACACCCGATTTTTTCAGGTACCGCTCCAACAAAGCTTACCCGGCCTTTTCCAATTGCTCAGTGAACCAGGATCCGGGCAATGGTTCGCCATCATCGGGTGCTAAATACGGTGCTATTAATGGTTATCTCGACTGGGACGACAGCATCACCGACAATATCTGCGACTTCACCATCAATGTTTCCGTAAAGGATTTTTATGTAGGTGGTGTGCTTGATCCGGAACAATACAATTCCTGTTCAACGGATATTACGTTTCGCCGGATGCAGAATTTTAATCCGGCATCCGGGCAAACCATTAAGTGGAAAAACTTTGATGCATCAAATACCAAGATACAGAGCGGGAGTTTTATTTATACCGGCGGGCTGCTCACCATACAGGGGCTGACGGTGAACAAAACAGGCAACAGGATCGAACTGAAGATTGCAAACTGTAATAAGGCAGGAAAGGAAACCGACGAATGGACTTCACCGTCACGTGCCACATTCACGCATTCAGCTCAAGGTTATTCCATGGAGTTAATGTCGGCAGAACAGGGCAAAGGCTGGATTTACCTATACGATCTGACTGGAAGAATCGTCAGCCGCCAGCCGATCAGCTTTTCAGCGGGCATCAACAATTTTGATATTGCATCGCCCGGCAATGGTATCTTCCTGGTTAGTGTTCAGACACCTGCATGGACACAAACGGTAAAATTGTTTTTCTGAAGACCATGATAACATTCGATGCAACAGCCAGCCTCACAATAAGGCAATTGATGGCATGATTTATTTAATGGAAAACACAGCGGTTTTGCAGCACAGATTTATTTTGGATAGTGTTGCCGCTTCCTGTAACTTCACAGCAACCGTACTTTCTTTCAGTAAAGCGGTGAACCATGTCGTTGCCATTAAAAATATGGTTGTTCGTGCTGCTGCTGCATCTGCATGCATGTCAGTCTAACAGCAATGTAATTCAGGGAAAAGTGACTTATATCAACGACACTTCACGGCTTGAGGTGCCTGCCGGCGATGTCACGGTTTATCTGTATCAGTCCATCGTGCAATTCCAGGATCATCCTTCCGCCTTTGATAAATCTGCCACAACCGGATCGTCGGGTTATTATTCATTGTTTCCCCTGCAGGACGGCCCCTATTATGTGTATGCTGAAAAACTTGATACAAATGGAGCCGTACTGTATGCCACCGGTTCATCCGCCAATGTGGACGGGCATGAGACTAAGATTCTCGATCTGCTCCTCCATTAGTCAGGCGGTACACAGCGCACTTCATTTCTGATTCTGAGAATACGCGAGTATCTTCGCCGTCACCTAATTGTAAATGTCACAGCCGGTTTTTGTCCGTCACATTCCGAATATGTTCACCCTCGGCAACCTGTTGCTTGGTTGTTTGGGTGTCCTCTTTGCGTTCAACGATCACATCTTCCCGATAGAACTGAAAGAGCTCGATCCGTCGGGCAGCAACCTCGCCGTTATTTTCGGATATAATAACCGGCTTCACCTTTCATCGTTTATGATTTTTGGAGCCGCGGTACTCGATTTCTTCGATGGCTTTCTCGCACGGCTGCTGAAAGTCCATTCACCGATTGGCGCGCAGCTGGATTCACTGGCCGACGCAGTCACCTTTGGCGTGTTACCTACCTGCATCTATTATCAATTGCTGGGCGGTGCCTGGCAGCTGCAACCCGATGCATTGAATATTCCGATAGCTTACCAGTTACCATCGCTGCTGGTGGCGCTCTGTGCTGTTTACCGGCTGGCAAAATTCAATGTAGATGAAAGGCAGCATACAGGATTCATCGGCCTGGCTACACCGGCCAATGCATTGTTTGCCGCAGCTCTGCCGCTGATGGTTTTCACGAATGCCTTTCACCTGGCACCTTACATCCTGAACCCATGGTATCTGTATGCTGCCATCGCTTTATTTTCCTGGCTGATGGTAGCGGAAATACCCATGTTTGCACTGAAACCAAAATCATACGGCTGGAAGGGAAATGAAGTACTGCTGATTTTCCTGGCCGTCAGCATCTTGCTGATCATCGTATTAAAATATGCAGGCATTGCAGCGGTGATATTGCTGTATATCGCCATTTGCCTGGCACAATATTTTTTTGTGAAAAGAAAAGATCCATCGATTAAAACAGACTACTGAAAACGTTTTCATCATGACATACACTGCCGAAATAAAAGTTATGCCGCTTAAAGAATTACTCGATCCGCAAGGCAAAGCGGTGCTGCACGGATTAAATAATCTTGGTATGAAGGAAATGGGCGATGTCCGTATCGGTAAACACATTCAACTGAAGATTGAAGCAGATGATGCCAATGCAGCCAAAACGCTTGCCGAAGCAGCCTGCAAAAAACTGCTGGCGAATCCGGTGATGGAATATTTTGAATGCGAAGTGCATGAATAGCAGCCTGGTGAAAAACAGGTATGGCAGCCTGCCGCTTCGTGCTCTTCAGCATATACCATTGCAGCTGCGATGTTGCCCGCATTGGCTGACGCTGATTGTTTTCATTACAGTATCGGATGTAACCGCGCAGTCATCTGCCATTGATTATGCCACGAGGGTGATTGATACACTTACTTCATCCGCCATGAACGGAAGAGGTTATGTGGATTCTGCCGACTGGAAAGCTGCTGAATTTATCCGGCACTCGCTGCAGGAAAGCGGGTTGCAGTCATTTCATGAAAGCTATTACCAGCAATATCCGCTCAGTGTGAATGTTTTTCCGGGTGCCCTGCATTTTTCGGTGAATGATACGGTATTGTCGCCGGGCAAGGATTTTTTAGTGAATGCCGCTTCAGGCTCCTGCCGCGGAAAATTTGCCACAAGAAAAATCAGTTTACCGGCAGCAGATACTTCCCGCGCAGCAGTCTATAAACTGTGCAGCGATTTGTCTGAACGAAGCAACCGGCAGATTTTTTTACTTGTTCCGAAGGATCAGTTTACGGTGGCGCAGTATGCGAATTGGCAAGAGTCGCTGCAAACAACAAATGCATTCGGCGCAAAAGGTGTGGTGGAATATTCAGCGGATAAGCTCACCTGGCATGCTTCGCAGGAACAATTGCCATGGTGCTGGCTGCAGGTAAAAGGCAACCTGCCTGCAACCAAAAAAACAGTGGTAACAGTTGACATTGAAAGTAAATGGAAGAAAAACTACAGCAACCAAAATGTGATCGGGTTCGTTAAAGGAACAGCTGTGCCTGATTCCTTCCTGGTATTCACCGCACACTACGATCACCTTGGTCAGATGGGCGACAGCACCTATTTCCCCGGCGCGAATGACAATGCCAGCGGCACTTCCATGGTGATGAACCTGGCAAAATATTATACGGCGCATCCGCCGAAGTACTCAGTGGCATTTATGTTTTTCAGCGGTGAAGAACTGGGGCTGCTGGGTTCACAGTATTACGTGCATCACCCGCTTTTCCCGTTAGGTAACATTAAATTTTTAGTAAACCTTGATATTGTCGGAACAGGAGATGAAGGCATTAAAGTGGTAAACGGCACTGAATTTCCACAGCCGTTCAGGCAACTGGTTGTGCTGAATGAAAAAGAGCAACTGCTGAAAGTTGTTTCCCCGAGAGGCAAGGCCGCCAACAGTGATCACTATTCGTTTTTTGAAAAGGGAGTTCCCTGCTTTTTCATCTATACCATGGGCGGCATTGCGGCTTACCATGATGTGTATGACCGTGCGCAGACACTGCCGTTAACCGCTTATGATAACCTGTTCCGGTTGCTGACAGAATTTGCCGGCACTTTTTAACCCATGCCATTCGTTGTTTGTGCACCTTGTAATGTTTAATACCGTTCATGCTCTATATCGTACCCACACCCATCGGCAACCTTGAAGACATGACACTGCGCGCCATCAGGGTGCTGAAGGAAGCGCAGCTGATACTGGCCGAAGACACACGCAAGTCGGGGATTTTGCTGCAGCATTTTGCAATTGACACCAAAATGATTCCCTACCATCAGCACAACGAGCATGAAGTAACGGCGCAACTGGTGCAACGCCTGAAGCATGGCGAACAACTGGCCATGATTTCCGATGCCGGCACTCCCGGCATTTCCGATGCAGGTTACCTGCTGGTGCGCGAATGTGTAAAGGAAAATGTTCCGGTCACGTGTTTGCCCGGCGCCACTGCATTTGTGCCGGCACTGCTGGTTTCGGGATTTCCTGCCAGTGAATTTCTCTTTGCCGGCTTCCTCCCGCAAAAAAAAGGAAGGCAGACAAGACTGAAATCGCTGGCTTTGGAAAAACGTACCATCATCCTCTATGAATCACCGAACCGGCTCGATAAATTGCTGGAAGAGCTGTGCGAATTTTTCGGGGCACACCGGAAAATAAGTGTATCCCGCGAACTGACTAAAATGTTTGAAGAAACACAGCGAGGCACGGCCACTACCTTGCTTTCGCATTATAAAACCAAACCGGTGAAGGGTGAGATTGTAGTGGTAATTGAAGGAGCGGGCTGACTGTTTATTACAACTTACATCGAAGCACATGCGTAAATCAACTAAATACTTTCTTGCCATCTCCGCCGGCATCTTACTGTGGTTAGCATGGCCGCCACTGCCTTTTTTTCCTTTGTTGTTTATCGGCTTCGTGCCTGTTCTCTGGCTCGAGGATACCTGTGGCAAGGCCGCTCATTCCGCAGGAAATTTTTTCGGTTACAGCTATCTCGCTTTGTTCATATGGAATATCGGCACAACGTGGTGGGTCGGTGCCACCTATTTTGGAACCAAAGATATCTCTACCGCTTTTGCCGGAATTTTTGCCAACACCGCCAACCCGTTGCTTATGTGCATTCCCTTGCTTGGCTTTCACCGCACCAAGAAGCAACTCGGTGAAACGTGGGGCTATGTTTCACTGGTGGCCTACTGGATCACCTTCGAATACATTCACCTGCGGTGGGATCTCACCTGGCCGTGGCTTACACTGGGCAATGGCTTCGCGCAGTTTCCACAGGTGGTGCAATGGTATGAATACACTGGCGTCTTTGGCGGAACAGCCTGGATATTGACTGCCAATATTCTTATTTATCAGTTGATAAAAGGGAGTGTGCAAAGCGCACAGCCTTCGGCAAAGGAGCGAAAATTATTCAGCAAAAATTATTTGCCGGTTGCATTGCTGATACTTTTGCCGGTTGCCTTTTCCCTGGCTGTTTATTTTTCCTACCGGGAAAAAGGCGCAGGTAAAGAAGTGGTGTTGATTCAACCCAATATTGATCCATACAATGAAAAATTCGACTTCACCACGCTGGATAAACAACTGGACGCCTTGTTGCAGCTCTCCCAAAAAAGCATTGATGCAGAAACGGATTACCTGGTATGGCCTGAAACCGCAATTCCGCAGGGAATATTTCTCAATGACCTTTCCGCCGATAAAACCATTGACGCACTCAAACAATTTTTGTTGCCGTATCCGCAGCTGAAGCTGGTTACCGGCATAAATGCTTACAAAAAGTATGATACCAAAGAA
It encodes:
- the lnt gene encoding apolipoprotein N-acyltransferase, which produces MRKSTKYFLAISAGILLWLAWPPLPFFPLLFIGFVPVLWLEDTCGKAAHSAGNFFGYSYLALFIWNIGTTWWVGATYFGTKDISTAFAGIFANTANPLLMCIPLLGFHRTKKQLGETWGYVSLVAYWITFEYIHLRWDLTWPWLTLGNGFAQFPQVVQWYEYTGVFGGTAWILTANILIYQLIKGSVQSAQPSAKERKLFSKNYLPVALLILLPVAFSLAVYFSYREKGAGKEVVLIQPNIDPYNEKFDFTTLDKQLDALLQLSQKSIDAETDYLVWPETAIPQGIFLNDLSADKTIDALKQFLLPYPQLKLVTGINAYKKYDTKETVTARYAANGHFWYDAFNTAIQLDSSGNIPVYHKSKLVPGVEQMPYPQLFRFLEPLAIQMGGISGSLGKQEHRDVFRDADSTGVGPMICYESIYGEYTTEYVRRGGNLLFIITNDGWWGNTAGYRQHLQYARLRAIETRRDVAQAANTGTSAFINQRGDVSQATAWWKPAAIKATLHANTAFTFYVRYGDYIGRAAILMSILLALLAWAKRAGIKQI
- the rsmI gene encoding 16S rRNA (cytidine(1402)-2'-O)-methyltransferase; amino-acid sequence: MLYIVPTPIGNLEDMTLRAIRVLKEAQLILAEDTRKSGILLQHFAIDTKMIPYHQHNEHEVTAQLVQRLKHGEQLAMISDAGTPGISDAGYLLVRECVKENVPVTCLPGATAFVPALLVSGFPASEFLFAGFLPQKKGRQTRLKSLALEKRTIILYESPNRLDKLLEELCEFFGAHRKISVSRELTKMFEETQRGTATTLLSHYKTKPVKGEIVVVIEGAG